The Pongo abelii isolate AG06213 chromosome 20, NHGRI_mPonAbe1-v2.0_pri, whole genome shotgun sequence genome window below encodes:
- the RETN gene encoding resistin gives MKAVCLLLLPVLGLLVSSESLCSLEEAINEKIQEGASSLIFRAIRSIDLECQSVTSRGDLATCPRGFAVTGCTCGSACGSWDVRAETTCHCQCAGMDWTGARCCRVQP, from the exons ATGAAAGCTGTctgtctcctccttctccctgtcCTGGGGCTGCTGGTGTCTAGCGAGAGCCTGTGCTCCTTGGAAGAAGCCATCAACGAGAAGATCCAGGAGGGCGCCAGCTCTCTAA TATTTAGGGCAATAAGGAGCATTGACCTGGAGTGCCAGAGCGTCACCTCCAGGGGGGACCTGGCTACTTGCCCCCGAG GCTTCGCCGTCACCGGCTGCACTTGTGGCTCCGCCTGTGGCTCGTGGGATGTGCGCGCCGAGACCACATGTCACTGCCAGTGCGCGGGCATGGACTGGACCGGAGCGCGCTGCTGTCGTGTGCAGCCCTGA
- the MCEMP1 gene encoding mast cell-expressed membrane protein 1 isoform X2 produces the protein MEVEEIYKHQEVKMQAPAFKDKKRGASAKNQGARDPDYENITLAFKNQDHAKGGHSRPTSQVPAQCRPPSDSTQVPSWLYRAILSLYILLALAFILCIILSAFIMVKNAEMSKELLGFKRELWNVSNSIQACEERQKGGWDSIQQSITMVRSKVEKLEKLLAGNIDAKVQKILEVLQKMPQSSPQ, from the exons ATGGAAGTGGAGGAAATCTACAAGCACCAGGAAGTCAAGATGCAAGCACCAGCCTTCAAGGACAAGAAACGGGGGGCCTCAGCCAAGAATCAAG GTGCCCGTGACCCAGACTATGAGAATATCACCTTGGCCTTCAAAAACCAGGACCATGCGAAGGGTGGTCATTCACGACCCACGAGCCAAG TCCCAGCCCAGTGCAGGCCGCCCTCAGACTCCACCCAGGTCCCCTCCTGGTTGTACAGAGCCATCCTGAGCCTGTACATCCTCCTAGCCCTGGCCTTCATCCTCTGCATCATCCTGTCAGCCTTCATCATGGTGAAGA ATGCTGAGATGTCCAAGGAGCTGCTAGGCTTTAAAAGGGAGCTTTGGAATG TCTCAAACTCCATACAAGCATGCGAAGAGAGACAGAAGGGAGGCTGGGATTCCATTCAGCAGAGCATCACCATGGTCAGGAGCAAGGTGGAGAAATTAGAGAAGCTATTAGCAG GAAACATTGATGCAAAGGTACAGAAAATCTTGGAGGTGCTGCAGAAAATGCCAC AGTCCTCACCTCAATAA
- the MCEMP1 gene encoding mast cell-expressed membrane protein 1 isoform X1, which produces MCVWMCVWCDHSNPQTPALLNQKADFSFSLLIFHPLQFIECKGLGKTRSQIHSPHHRALSGLQPLPGARDPDYENITLAFKNQDHAKGGHSRPTSQVPAQCRPPSDSTQVPSWLYRAILSLYILLALAFILCIILSAFIMVKNAEMSKELLGFKRELWNVSNSIQACEERQKGGWDSIQQSITMVRSKVEKLEKLLAGNIDAKVQKILEVLQKMPQSSPQ; this is translated from the exons atgtgtgtgtggatgtgtgtgtggtgtgatcaCTCAAACCCTCAAACACCCGCTCTGCTTAATCAAAAAGCAGATTTTAGCTTCTCACTCCTTATCTTTCACCCCTTACAATTTATTGAGTGCAAAGGGTTGGGTAAAACAAGATCCCAGATCCACTCTCCACACCACAGAGCTCTGAGCGGTCTCCAACCCCTCCCAGGTGCCCGTGACCCAGACTATGAGAATATCACCTTGGCCTTCAAAAACCAGGACCATGCGAAGGGTGGTCATTCACGACCCACGAGCCAAG TCCCAGCCCAGTGCAGGCCGCCCTCAGACTCCACCCAGGTCCCCTCCTGGTTGTACAGAGCCATCCTGAGCCTGTACATCCTCCTAGCCCTGGCCTTCATCCTCTGCATCATCCTGTCAGCCTTCATCATGGTGAAGA ATGCTGAGATGTCCAAGGAGCTGCTAGGCTTTAAAAGGGAGCTTTGGAATG TCTCAAACTCCATACAAGCATGCGAAGAGAGACAGAAGGGAGGCTGGGATTCCATTCAGCAGAGCATCACCATGGTCAGGAGCAAGGTGGAGAAATTAGAGAAGCTATTAGCAG GAAACATTGATGCAAAGGTACAGAAAATCTTGGAGGTGCTGCAGAAAATGCCAC AGTCCTCACCTCAATAA
- the TRAPPC5 gene encoding trafficking protein particle complex subunit 5 translates to MEARFTRGKSALLERALARPRTEVSLSAFALLFSELVQHCQSRVFSVAELQARLAALGRQVGARVLDALVAREKGARRETKVLGALLFVKGAVWKALFGKEADKLEQANDDARTFYIIEREPLINTYISVPKENSTLNCASFTAGIVEAVLTHSGFPAKVTAHWHKGTTLMIKFEEAVIARDRALEGR, encoded by the coding sequence ATGGAGGCGCGCTTCACGCGCGGGAAGTCGGCGCTGCTGGAGCGCGCGCTGGCGCGGCCGCGCACCGAGGTGAGCCTGAGCGCCTTCGCGCTGCTGTTCTCCGAGCTGGTACAGCACTGCCAGAGCCGCGTCTTCTCCGTGGCCGAGCTGCAGGCGCGCCTGGCCGCGCTGGGCCGCCAGGTGGGCGCGCGCGTGCTGGATGCGCTGGTGGCGCGCGAAAAGGGTGCCCGGCGTGAGACCAAGGTGCTAGGCGCGTTGCTCTTCGTCAAAGGCGCCGTGTGGAAGGCGCTCTTCGGCAAGGAGGCGGACAAGCTGGAGCAGGCCAACGATGACGCGCGCACCTTCTACATCATCGAGCGCGAGCCGCTCATCAACACCTACATCTCCGTGCCCAAGGAGAACAGCACACTCAACTGCGCCAGCTTCACGGCGGGCATCGTGGAGGCGGTGCTCACACACAGCGGCTTCCCTGCCAAGGTCACGGCGCACTGGCACAAGGGCACCACGCTCATGATCAAGTTCGAGGAGGCAGTCATCGCTCGAGACCGGGCCTTGGAGGGCCGCTGA